A single Agrococcus sp. ARC_14 DNA region contains:
- a CDS encoding 3-oxoacid CoA-transferase subunit B has protein sequence MSGIDVLATRLDRTELAARVAHDIPDGAVVNLGIGAPTLVADVLPVDREIVLHTENGMLGMGGAPGHGGIDPDVINAGKQAVTARRGASYFHHADSFAMMRGGHLDVCVLGALQVSQAGDLANWSTGAEGAIPAVGGAMDLALGAKRVVVMTDLLSRTGESKLVVACTYPLTAAACVSRVYTDLAVFDIVDGRFAVVETMGAATVGWLEDVMRLELIDAQGDRS, from the coding sequence ATGAGCGGCATCGACGTTCTGGCTACTCGCCTCGATCGCACCGAGCTCGCTGCGCGCGTGGCGCACGACATCCCCGACGGTGCGGTCGTGAACCTGGGGATCGGCGCGCCGACGCTGGTCGCCGACGTGCTCCCGGTCGATCGCGAGATCGTGCTGCACACCGAGAACGGGATGCTCGGAATGGGTGGCGCGCCCGGGCATGGCGGCATCGATCCTGACGTCATCAATGCCGGCAAGCAAGCCGTGACGGCGCGACGAGGTGCCTCGTACTTCCACCACGCAGACTCGTTCGCGATGATGCGCGGCGGGCATCTCGACGTGTGCGTGCTCGGCGCACTGCAGGTCTCGCAGGCGGGCGACCTCGCCAACTGGTCGACGGGTGCGGAGGGCGCCATTCCAGCGGTCGGAGGCGCGATGGATCTCGCGCTCGGAGCCAAGCGGGTCGTCGTGATGACCGACCTCCTCTCGCGGACTGGCGAGTCCAAGCTCGTCGTCGCCTGCACCTACCCGCTCACCGCCGCTGCGTGTGTGAGCCGCGTCTACACAGACCTGGCGGTGTTCGACATCGTCGACGGCCGGTTCGCGGTCGTCGAGACGATGGGTGCGGCGACGGTGGGCTGGCTCGAGGACGTCATGCGCCTTGAGCTCATCGATGCGCAGGGTGATCGCTCGTGA
- a CDS encoding 3-oxoacid CoA-transferase subunit A gives MIDVTVNTPMDAVVGVADGSTIMIGGFGRAGQPVELIDALIAHGASDLTIVSNNAGNGETGIAALLAAGRVRKIVCSFPRQHDSYVFDRLYRAGEVELELVPQGNLAERMRAAGAGIGGFFTPTGAGTVLAQGKETRMLDGREQVFELPLHADVALISALRGDRWGNLVYRKTSRNFGPVMATAAAVTVAQVDEIVELGDLDPETVVTPGLFVDRLVAVGQRAWLDGDRFVGGVDVAGAPLRAEEGGSR, from the coding sequence ATGATCGACGTGACGGTCAACACCCCCATGGACGCGGTCGTCGGCGTGGCCGACGGCTCGACGATCATGATCGGTGGGTTCGGCAGGGCAGGCCAGCCCGTGGAGCTCATCGACGCACTCATCGCCCACGGTGCCAGCGACCTCACCATCGTCAGCAACAATGCTGGCAACGGCGAGACGGGGATCGCTGCGCTGCTCGCTGCGGGCCGCGTGCGCAAGATCGTCTGCTCGTTCCCCCGGCAGCACGATTCGTACGTGTTCGATCGGCTCTATCGTGCTGGCGAGGTCGAGCTCGAGCTCGTGCCGCAGGGCAACCTGGCCGAGCGCATGCGGGCCGCCGGTGCCGGCATCGGCGGGTTCTTCACACCGACGGGTGCGGGCACGGTGCTGGCTCAGGGCAAAGAGACCCGCATGCTCGATGGGCGGGAGCAGGTCTTCGAGCTGCCGCTGCACGCGGACGTCGCGCTGATCTCGGCGCTGCGAGGCGACCGCTGGGGCAATCTCGTCTACCGAAAGACCTCCCGCAACTTCGGCCCGGTCATGGCGACGGCTGCGGCTGTGACGGTTGCGCAGGTCGACGAGATCGTCGAGCTCGGGGATCTGGACCCCGAGACGGTCGTCACGCCGGGTCTCTTCGTCGACCGCCTCGTCGCGGTAGGTCAGCGAGCGTGGCTCGACGGCGATCGATTCGTGGGCGGCGTCGACGTCGCAGGGGCGCCGTTGCGCGCAGAAGAGGGAGGCTCGCGATGA
- a CDS encoding helix-turn-helix domain-containing protein — protein sequence MSGGIDIQAVERVGRILALFGPGREGVTSTEAAELIDLNRTTTYRYLASLVAAGVLELRGDRTYGPGPTLLQLGAFAIGRRSVMLHAPEPMAALAQRTGITAVLSQWGTNSPVVSHVEESPGREIVVTVRVGMHLSTQAAQAVVFQAFRSEDPNVQGTLRRMAAAEQRRVQREVEVIREQGFAGRVSERGIAVLAVPIHDDRQMVASLGLLATRDVLDVSSASPELTSLQETAAGISTALGFTAEA from the coding sequence ATGAGCGGTGGAATCGACATCCAGGCGGTCGAGCGAGTGGGGCGCATCCTCGCGCTCTTCGGACCGGGTCGCGAGGGCGTCACCTCTACCGAGGCGGCGGAGCTCATCGACCTCAACCGCACGACGACCTATCGCTATCTCGCTTCGCTTGTCGCGGCCGGCGTGCTCGAGCTGCGTGGCGATCGCACGTATGGCCCCGGGCCAACGCTGCTGCAGCTCGGAGCTTTCGCGATCGGTCGCCGATCGGTCATGTTGCACGCACCGGAGCCGATGGCGGCACTCGCGCAGCGGACTGGCATCACGGCAGTGCTGTCGCAGTGGGGCACGAACTCGCCGGTTGTCTCGCACGTGGAGGAGAGCCCCGGGCGGGAGATCGTCGTGACCGTCCGTGTCGGTATGCATCTGAGCACTCAGGCGGCGCAGGCCGTCGTGTTCCAGGCGTTCCGGTCGGAGGACCCAAACGTGCAAGGGACACTGCGTCGCATGGCTGCTGCCGAGCAGCGTCGGGTGCAGCGCGAGGTCGAGGTGATTCGCGAGCAGGGCTTCGCGGGGCGAGTGAGCGAGCGCGGCATCGCGGTGCTCGCGGTGCCGATCCACGACGATCGGCAGATGGTCGCGTCGCTGGGGCTCCTCGCCACGCGCGACGTCCTCGATGTGTCCTCGGCCTCGCCGGAGCTGACGTCGCTGCAGGAGACCGCCGCCGGCATCTCGACGGCACTCGGGTTCACCGCCGAGGCCTGA
- a CDS encoding flavin reductase family protein has protein sequence MGADSHAVIDASELSASEAYRLLTGVIVPRPIAWITSRSADGVLNLAPFSAFTLVANDPPMVGVNIGLRAGTPKDTAANIEATGEYVIHIPSWSMQHAVHESSEVHPPHVDEAEHLGLATVPSDVVGVPRLRDAPIALECRLDRVVSFGRAGARFTVGEVLRFHIRADLLVDGKIDTVALDPVARIAGPTYARVGETERLRPIVMAITNAPTHG, from the coding sequence ATGGGGGCTGACTCCCATGCGGTGATCGACGCCTCCGAGCTGAGCGCGTCGGAGGCCTACCGGCTGCTCACGGGGGTCATCGTCCCGCGGCCCATCGCGTGGATCACGAGTCGATCGGCAGACGGGGTGCTGAACCTTGCGCCGTTCAGCGCCTTCACGCTCGTCGCGAACGATCCTCCGATGGTGGGCGTCAACATCGGCCTCCGGGCCGGGACGCCGAAAGACACCGCGGCGAACATCGAGGCCACCGGCGAATACGTCATCCACATACCGTCGTGGTCCATGCAGCACGCGGTGCATGAGAGCTCGGAGGTGCACCCGCCTCACGTCGACGAAGCCGAGCACCTCGGCCTGGCGACAGTGCCCAGCGATGTCGTGGGCGTGCCGAGGTTGCGCGATGCGCCCATCGCGCTCGAGTGCCGACTCGACCGCGTCGTGAGCTTTGGCAGGGCGGGGGCTCGATTCACGGTCGGTGAGGTGCTGCGCTTCCACATCCGTGCCGATCTGCTGGTGGACGGCAAGATCGACACGGTCGCGCTCGACCCTGTCGCTCGCATCGCGGGCCCCACGTACGCGCGGGTCGGGGAGACCGAGCGGCTGCGACCGATCGTGATGGCCATCACCAACGCGCCGACGCATGGATAG
- a CDS encoding ABC transporter substrate-binding protein gives MTLATPTWNAGVASIAVSEGMGYFEEEGLDMEVLLTDSATTQLTQIATGNATTGAVSPEPIILGHEQDSGVDLSYYMYYYATNIYGVMVPEDSPVQSVADLEGATVGAISLASNSVTQLQVAMEQQGLDADSVEFVAIGTGGQQAAAIENGQVDAVALLDTSFQVLANAGVDLRPIEVPGAAELTAGGLAASTQALESDPELYERIGRAVAKGVVFAQANPEAAIRILFETHPEAMPQGVPEDQAIANGVTVLEARLANLGIDAETSEYGRFDDAALQANVDFLLSAGEIASAIPVDEFWDAGRIEAINEFDFDAVRQQAQSYGG, from the coding sequence ATGACGCTCGCCACTCCGACCTGGAATGCCGGCGTCGCCTCCATAGCCGTCTCAGAGGGGATGGGCTACTTCGAGGAGGAGGGCCTCGACATGGAGGTCTTGCTCACGGACTCGGCGACGACCCAGCTGACCCAGATCGCGACGGGCAACGCGACGACGGGAGCCGTGAGCCCCGAGCCGATCATCCTCGGGCACGAGCAGGACAGCGGTGTCGACCTCAGCTATTACATGTACTACTACGCCACGAACATCTACGGCGTCATGGTCCCTGAGGACTCGCCCGTCCAGAGCGTCGCAGATCTGGAAGGCGCGACGGTCGGCGCGATCTCTCTTGCGAGCAACTCGGTGACGCAGCTGCAGGTCGCGATGGAGCAGCAGGGCCTCGACGCGGACTCTGTCGAGTTCGTCGCCATCGGCACCGGCGGACAGCAGGCGGCCGCGATCGAGAACGGCCAGGTCGACGCGGTCGCGCTGCTCGACACCTCGTTCCAGGTGCTGGCCAACGCTGGCGTCGACCTCCGACCGATCGAAGTGCCGGGCGCCGCCGAGCTCACAGCTGGCGGTCTCGCGGCGTCCACGCAGGCGCTCGAGAGCGATCCGGAGCTGTACGAGCGCATCGGTCGCGCTGTTGCGAAGGGCGTGGTCTTCGCGCAGGCGAATCCCGAGGCAGCCATCCGCATCCTGTTCGAGACCCATCCCGAGGCGATGCCGCAGGGCGTTCCCGAGGATCAGGCGATCGCAAACGGCGTGACGGTCCTCGAAGCGCGGCTCGCGAACCTCGGCATCGACGCCGAGACGAGCGAGTACGGACGGTTCGACGATGCCGCGCTCCAGGCGAATGTCGACTTCCTGCTGAGTGCCGGTGAGATCGCCAGCGCCATCCCGGTCGACGAGTTCTGGGACGCCGGTCGTATCGAGGCGATCAACGAGTTCGACTTCGACGCCGTGCGGCAGCAGGCCCAGTCCTATGGGGGCTGA
- a CDS encoding ABC transporter permease, giving the protein MTTQQQAGAQARTAIVVRRTPGSQIRRRQLSDLPGALLSSIAVVALLVIWEVVVRVMSVSSIVLPAPSRVAQALWSGYASGTLWRHTWVTLQEILLGFAIAVVLGLLVAIIISSSKLAEKTFLPIIVVLQTVPKVALAPLFLVWFGFGIESKILTTALIAFFPILINSTLGFNSTSSDQIAMMRSFGASRLQILTKLRFPTAVPSIIAGLDVAVVLAVIGAIVAEFVGAQAGLGYVILASNTSLDVATMFAVLVVLSVIGLVLHYAVVFLGKRLAFWSEEQRSRSAGA; this is encoded by the coding sequence ATGACAACGCAGCAGCAGGCTGGCGCGCAGGCGCGGACCGCCATCGTCGTCCGACGGACGCCCGGAAGCCAGATTCGGCGTCGACAGCTGTCAGACCTGCCTGGCGCGCTGCTGTCCAGCATCGCGGTCGTCGCGCTGCTGGTCATCTGGGAAGTAGTGGTCCGCGTCATGTCGGTGTCGTCGATCGTCCTGCCCGCCCCCTCGCGGGTCGCACAGGCACTCTGGTCCGGCTATGCCTCGGGCACCCTCTGGCGGCACACCTGGGTCACGCTGCAGGAGATCTTGCTCGGATTCGCCATCGCCGTCGTGCTCGGACTCCTCGTCGCGATCATCATCAGCTCATCGAAGCTGGCCGAGAAGACCTTCCTGCCGATCATCGTCGTGCTGCAGACAGTGCCGAAGGTCGCACTCGCCCCACTCTTCCTCGTGTGGTTCGGGTTCGGCATCGAGTCGAAGATCCTCACGACGGCATTGATCGCCTTCTTCCCGATCCTCATCAACTCCACGCTCGGATTCAACTCGACCAGCAGCGATCAGATCGCGATGATGCGATCGTTCGGTGCGTCGCGCCTGCAGATCCTGACGAAGCTGCGCTTCCCGACCGCCGTGCCCAGCATCATCGCTGGGCTCGACGTCGCCGTCGTGCTCGCGGTCATCGGTGCGATCGTCGCCGAGTTCGTCGGTGCACAGGCGGGTCTCGGCTACGTCATCCTCGCGTCGAACACCTCGCTCGACGTCGCCACGATGTTCGCCGTGCTCGTCGTGCTCTCCGTCATCGGGCTCGTCCTGCACTACGCGGTCGTGTTCCTCGGCAAGCGACTCGCGTTCTGGTCGGAGGAGCAGCGCAGCCGCTCCGCCGGAGCCTGA
- a CDS encoding ABC transporter ATP-binding protein, with translation MADRTDTLDPAIAMRFDGVSKQYPNGTIAVEDFDLEVRDGEFVSLVGPSGCGKSTMLKLIMGLEPLTGGDLEYTAQARSAASATGMVFQQALLLPWHTVLDNVLVPSALEGRAQRRRDTQRARELLEVMGLTEFADKHPFELSGGMQQRVGIARALLHDPRILLMDEPFGALDAMTRDQLTMELLDIWDRDRKTVLFVTHSISEAVVLSDRVVVMTPRPGRIAAVVDVDLPRPRSLDTINTPEFGRIAHHIRQVLDGTEVSA, from the coding sequence ATGGCTGACCGTACCGACACCCTCGACCCTGCGATCGCCATGCGGTTCGACGGTGTCTCGAAGCAGTACCCCAACGGCACGATCGCTGTCGAAGACTTCGACCTCGAGGTTCGCGACGGCGAGTTCGTGTCGCTCGTTGGCCCCAGCGGCTGCGGCAAGAGCACCATGCTCAAGCTCATCATGGGGCTCGAGCCGCTGACCGGCGGCGACCTCGAGTACACCGCGCAGGCGCGCTCTGCGGCGAGCGCCACGGGCATGGTGTTCCAGCAAGCGTTGCTGCTGCCGTGGCACACCGTCTTGGACAACGTGCTCGTTCCCTCTGCACTCGAAGGTCGAGCGCAGCGGCGACGCGACACGCAGCGCGCTCGGGAGCTGCTCGAGGTGATGGGCCTCACCGAGTTCGCGGACAAGCACCCGTTCGAGCTCTCCGGAGGCATGCAGCAACGAGTCGGCATCGCTCGCGCGCTCCTGCACGACCCACGCATCCTGCTCATGGACGAGCCGTTCGGTGCGCTCGACGCGATGACGCGCGACCAGCTCACCATGGAGCTGCTCGACATCTGGGACCGCGACCGCAAGACCGTGCTGTTCGTGACGCACAGCATCTCGGAGGCCGTCGTGCTCTCTGACCGCGTCGTCGTCATGACACCACGTCCGGGCCGGATCGCGGCGGTCGTCGACGTCGATCTGCCGCGTCCACGGTCGCTCGACACCATCAACACCCCGGAGTTCGGGCGGATCGCCCACCACATCCGGCAGGTCCTCGACGGCACGGAGGTGTCCGCATGA
- a CDS encoding aldolase/citrate lyase family protein, with product MLLREGVAERTAFGAWIKLAAIESVEILDAAGFDFAVVDMEHTLLDTASVQQHLVVGRALGMPMLVRVPDANPSRIQRLLDGGAAGILAPHVDDVATAKGLVASSHFPPRGTRGSGGTSRSGGFGLRERDAYLGGGGGVVAQIESVAAVRDASAIASVEGLAALMLGPADLELDPRRSELPNAADVAAGVIAAARGAGVLAGTACTAAAALARAAAGFDFVICASDVTMLATAAHDVVRSLHAREEPSDG from the coding sequence ATGCTCCTGCGTGAGGGGGTCGCCGAGCGGACGGCGTTCGGCGCGTGGATCAAGCTCGCCGCGATCGAGAGCGTCGAGATCCTTGACGCGGCCGGGTTCGACTTCGCCGTCGTCGACATGGAGCACACGCTGCTCGACACGGCATCCGTCCAGCAGCACCTCGTGGTCGGCCGCGCACTCGGGATGCCCATGCTCGTGCGCGTCCCCGACGCCAACCCATCCCGCATCCAGCGTCTGCTCGATGGCGGTGCCGCAGGAATCCTCGCCCCGCACGTCGATGACGTCGCGACGGCGAAGGGCCTGGTCGCCAGCAGCCACTTCCCACCCCGTGGCACACGAGGCTCGGGCGGAACGTCGCGGTCCGGTGGGTTCGGGCTGCGCGAGCGCGATGCCTACCTCGGAGGGGGCGGCGGCGTCGTCGCGCAGATCGAGAGCGTCGCAGCTGTGCGCGATGCCTCCGCCATCGCCAGCGTCGAAGGGCTGGCCGCGCTCATGCTCGGACCCGCCGACCTCGAGCTCGACCCGCGCCGCAGCGAGCTCCCGAACGCGGCCGACGTCGCGGCCGGCGTCATCGCTGCCGCGCGAGGGGCCGGAGTGCTCGCCGGAACCGCGTGCACGGCCGCCGCCGCCCTCGCTCGGGCTGCCGCCGGCTTCGACTTCGTCATCTGTGCGAGCGACGTCACGATGCTCGCAACCGCTGCCCACGACGTCGTGCGCAGCCTCCATGCCCGAGAGGAGCCATCCGATGGCTGA